The following proteins come from a genomic window of Macrobrachium nipponense isolate FS-2020 chromosome 18, ASM1510439v2, whole genome shotgun sequence:
- the LOC135196781 gene encoding keratin-associated protein 21-1-like, protein MRGLIVLLLITCVSSIQKREAKPGFGHFGFGHGLYGHGFGHHGHGLGYGYGYGPFLAGHPYGLHSYVGSYHHFLRKRDADPGFGHGFGHGFGHPYFSYGYGHGFGHGHGFGLGHGFGHGDGFGHGFGHGHGFGHGHGHGHGHGHGHGAAYGYTIGVEHPHYGHSQQYHEGVVYPYYGHYH, encoded by the exons ATGAGGGGTCTG ATCGTACTTTTGCTCATCACCTGCGTATCATCCATCCAGAAGCGCGAGGCTAAACCCGGCTTCGGCCATTTCGGCTTCGGGCACGGTCTGTACGGCCACGGTTTTGGCCATCACGGCCACGGACTGGGCTACGGTTATGGATATGGTCCATTTCTAGCCGGCCACCCTTATGGACTTCACTCTTACGTCGGTTCCTACCACCACTTCTTACGGAAGAGGGATGCTGACCCTGGCTTCGGCCATGGATTCGGCCACGGCTTCGGCCATCCATACTTCAGTTATGGCTACGGGCACGGCTTCGGGCACGGGCACGGATTCGGGCTCGGGCACGGCTTCGGGCACGGGGACGGATTCGGGCACGGCTTCGGGCACGGGCACGGCTTCGGGCACGGGCACGGCCACGGGCATGGCCACGGGCATGGCCACGGCGCTGCCTACGGCTACACAATTGGAGTCGAACACCCTCACTATGGGCATTCTCAACAGTACCACGAAGGGGTTGTTTATCCTTATTATGGTCACTACCATTAA
- the LOC135196780 gene encoding fibroin heavy chain-like — MRVLVALLLVVAAAAKQSREAEPGLAHHEFGHMNDYGFNYGNPYGHGHGRGYGYGHGNYGVGLKYDGPHKGYKLHPYGEHANVQVYQHTMHKRDAEPGFLLGHGLGFPGFLQLPQLHGLGLGFGFGPGLLPGYGNPGYANAPGVGLGYGTDPALAPRYGANPNLGGGYGKVGKDDAKYDKDPTLGSDYGTGPKVESDYGTGPKVESDYGTGPKDGPDYGIGLKDGPDYGIGLKDGPDYGTGPTLGPDYGTGPTLGYDYGTGPRLGSDYGNGNRLGSDYGTGPTIGSDYGTGPTFEPDYGTGPTLGSDYGTGPTLGSAYGTGPRADYGTGNSLGSDYGTGPSLGPDYGKGPNLAPDYGTGPSLGPDYGKGPNLAPDYGTGPSLGPDYGTGPSLGPDYGKGPTLAPDYGTGPSLGPDYGKGPTLPPDYGTGPSLGSDYGKGPSHAYDYGKGPILGSGYEKGFPIGRKRGPKTAFGYKVEVGHPGFGRSYQYREGVVGPSHNSYH; from the exons ATGCGGGTTCTG GTCGCGTTGCTGCTGGTGGTCGCTGCAGCCGCAAAGCAGAGTCGCGAAGCGGAACCCGGCCTGGCCCACCATGAATTCGGCCACATGAATGACTACGGCTTCAACTACGGCAACCCGTACGGACACGGCCacggccgcggctacggctacGGACACGGGAACTACGGCGTGGGGCTCAAATACGACGGCCCCCACAAAGGCTACAAACTGCATCCCTACGGCGAGCACGCCAACGTCCAGGTCTACCAACACACGATGCACAAGAGGGACGCCGAGCCGGGATTCCTGCTAGGACACGGTCTAGGATTCCCGGGATTCCTGCAGCTCCCGCAGCTTCACGGACTCGGCCTCGGGTTCGGTTTCGGCCCGGGTCTTTTACCAGGCTACGGAAACCCCGGATACGCAAATGCTCCCGGTGTCGGGTTGGGGTACGGAACAGACCCAGCTCTTGCTCCCAGATACGGAGCGAATCCTAATCTCGGTGGTGGATATGGAAAAGTTGGGAAGGATGATGCTAAATACGATAAAGACCCCACCCTTGGGTCCGATTACGGAACAGGACCCAAGGTAGAGTCCGATTACGGAACAGGACCCAAGGTGGAGTCCGATTACGGAACAGGACCCAAGGATGGGCCCGATTACGGAATAGGACTCAAAGATGGGCCCGATTACGGAATAGGACTCAAAGATGGGCCCGATTACGGAACAGGACCCACCCTTGGACCTGATTATGGAACAGGTCCCACCCTTGGATATGATTATGGAACAGGTCCCAGACTTGGGTCCGATTATGGAAATGGTAACAGACTTGGGTCTGATTATGGAACAGGTCCCACCATAGGATCCGATTACGGAACAGGTCCCACGTTTGAACCCGATTACGGAACAGGGCCCACCCTTGGATCCGATTATGGAACAGGTCCTACCCTTGGATCTGCTTATGGAACAGGACCCCGGGCCGATTACGGAACAGGTAACAGCCTAGGATCCGATTACGGAACAGGCCCCAGCCTTGGCCCTGATTACGGAAAAGGTCCCAACCTTGCACCCGATTACGGAACAGGTCCCAGCCTTGGCCCTGATTACGGAAAAGGTCCCAACCTTGCACCCGATTACGGAACAGGCCCCAGCCTTGGCCCTGATTACGGAACAGGCCCCAGCCTTGGCCCTGATTATGGAAAAGGTCCCACCCTTGCACCCGATTACGGAACAGGTCCCAGCCTTGGCCCTGATTACGGAAAAGGTCCCACCCTACCACCTGATTACGGAACAGGGCCCAGTCTTGGGTCCGATTACGGAAAAGGTCCCAGCCATGCGTACGATTACGGAAAAGGGCCCATCCTCGGGTCCGGGTACGAAAAAGGTTTCCCCATCGGACGTAAGCGTGGCCCCAAAACTGCTTTCGGGTACAAAGTGGAAGTTGGGCATCCCGGTTTCGGCAGATCATACCAGTACAGGGAAGGAGTGGTCGGACCATCACATAATTCCTACCACTAA